A region of the Dehalococcoidia bacterium genome:
TCCCATTTCAGGAATCCCTACGGGCGCAGGTGCTGAGCCAAGTCGCAAAGATCGATCGATTCGCTCAAGGGCTTCCCCGTCTATTCGCCCTCCTACACAAGTCAAGTGGGCGCCATCTTCAATATCTTTTCCAAAAATTATGGGCTCCACTGAATCTGTGCATCCGGCAATGATATCTGCCCCTTTACATGCGGCATCTGCGCTTTCTACCGGTATGACCTCAATGCCCAATTTATCTTCAATTTCTTTGGCATATGCGTCTCGATTAGCCTTAGTAGGACTATATACTTGGATACGCTTAATATTTCTGACAGCCGCAAATGACTCTGCATGCGAACGTGCCATACCGCCAGAACCAATCATTGCGACAACTTCGGCGTTCTCTTTGGCCATGTAACTAGCTCCTATCCCTGAATCAGCACCTACACGCATATGCTGAAGGTATCCGTCATTCATGATTGCCAAGGGTTCGCCATTTTCAACATTCATCAGTAAAATTAAGCCGCAAAAGAGACCAGGCTGCACGCAGTATTTTTCCTCAGTATGAGCGCCATCGTACTCTTGTTCGTATACAATGTCAGATTTCATGCGGATAGCAAAATACCCTGAAGCTGAGCCCCCTTCCATCGTTCCCCACTGGTACATTTTTTTTGGGTCTGAGGTTGGTAGCCTGATATCGATTCTTGGCCTGCATACAGCCTCGGTACGAGCCAATTGTTCATAGGCTGTTTTGAGGGAACTTATCGTGTCGTGCATGGTAAGGACACTTGCGATGTCGTCATTATTGAGTATTACTGTCATACTGCCTCCATTATCTGTCGCGATTCCTACACAGATGCACCGTGCCTCGCGACACGGTGCATCTCAATACTTTAATTGCAAGTAGCCTAAATTTTCCCTGCAGCTTCTCTTCGGTCCAGGATAGGACTGTACATAGTTGCAGCTCCTTGCCTTGACGAAGTATCCACGTAATTGTGTTGTTCCGTCATGAAAGGTATGTAGGTATTTTGCTCGGGATCTCGGTAGACTTCCATGGGGTCTCCACCATCTTCTACCCTGCGCATGTTATCTTCGAGCATTTGCCTGAACATAATGATCCCTTTGTCGGATCGACCAAGGTGCTCCCCTGTTCTATCCGCAATTGCTCCTTGGGTAATCCAAGCTGCGGGGTCTTGTGCTGAATTACTTCGAAGCTCTTCATAAACTGGCTGGCCATTTTCATCTAATGATGGAACTGGCGGCATGTAAAATGGTATTTCCTCAGGCGTCTGTTCAGTATCTCCATCAACCATTGGGTAGCATGCTACCCACCAATGGGCAGTTGTTTCATCGTCGATAGGTGTACGTATCTGAAATGCTGGCCCAATGAGGAAAGCTTGATTCCGAGTCGGAGTGCTAAGGTTGAAGCCATCTCCTCCTTGCCGCAAG
Encoded here:
- a CDS encoding ornithine cyclodeaminase family protein → MTVILNNDDIASVLTMHDTISSLKTAYEQLARTEAVCRPRIDIRLPTSDPKKMYQWGTMEGGSASGYFAIRMKSDIVYEQEYDGAHTEEKYCVQPGLFCGLILLMNVENGEPLAIMNDGYLQHMRVGADSGIGASYMAKENAEVVAMIGSGGMARSHAESFAAVRNIKRIQVYSPTKANRDAYAKEIEDKLGIEVIPVESADAACKGADIIAGCTDSVEPIIFGKDIEDGAHLTCVGGRIDGEALERIDRSLRLGSAPAPVGIPEMGLHDELIAYEANAFDGRPASSHQSESRVSRAHGVVAENRVVFLQELLEGAEGRPSTSSVTYSERGNIQGAQFFAVAGRAYELAIAKGLGHHIPTEWLLQDIRD
- a CDS encoding aromatic ring-hydroxylating dioxygenase subunit alpha — encoded protein: DKIQMKAYPVEVKAGLVFAYLGPQPVPLIPNYDVFAATGVVRDIGYAELACNWLQCQENSLDPVHLEWLHVAWANFIREMNGEEERRTRRAHKVIAFDEFEHGIIKRRIWEGGSEEDTEWKDGHPIVFPNYLRQGGDGFNLSTPTRNQAFLIGPAFQIRTPIDDETTAHWWVACYPMVDGDTEQTPEEIPFYMPPVPSLDENGQPVYEELRSNSAQDPAAWITQGAIADRTGEHLGRSDKGIIMFRQMLEDNMRRVEDGGDPMEVYRDPEQNTYIPFMTEQHNYVDTSSRQGAATMYSPILDRREAAGKI